The sequence below is a genomic window from Alosa alosa isolate M-15738 ecotype Scorff River chromosome 5, AALO_Geno_1.1, whole genome shotgun sequence.
AATGGGTCTTCGGGGGCCGTGGGGACCTGCTGTAACCTTTTTGGGCCCCGGGGAGTCCCTAGTGGGCtgcccaccccccaaccccactgtTCCTGTAATCAACAAGTTCATGGTGCCCAGCAGACCGTAGAGGGGACACCACCGTCTTTGTTGTCTCCGCTGGGAAAAGAACAACCATGGCAAGGGCTTGGGGCATTCCTCTAGGTAAGGTGGGAGCAACAGAGGACCGGGACACCTCCTGCTGTTCAATTGTCCCCCATGTTGAATCAGGTGTTGTTGAGCCACAGAGACTTTCTGCAGAATCAAAGCATCATACCTTACTAGGGAAATTGCTTAATATGTGAAAGTTACATTTTAGTGTCAGTCCATGCACACgtgcctacatacacacacacacacacacacacacacacacacacacatacacacacccccagcTGACTCAGACCCGGCTCTTGTTTGTGTGCCcgccctacccccacctcccagcctcccagtctctccagctctgcatcccggtgacacccaacgacctaagccaccatcacctcacGCCCTGTCCCCGCCtgacgcctccttgcctgtgcctgttgaggtgtacacgactctggcagccttgacagggacatcaaggaggtggtcatcccccagcccccacccccacaccccctcaataccagtgcaacactcacctccatcatcacaggctatcgtacccccaccatcactggatattgcacccctcccccacatggcaatcacgaacaatgaggtgacaacgacctcagtcaacagccatcatacacacagatcccagatgcacccctcccctccccttacaccccccatCATCACAACAGATCAAGTGAGAGCCCAACTAAAGAAACTGCGCATCAATAAAGCAgtggggcctgacagactgtgtccaaggctactcaggctgaactgggggagccactaaagcacatcttcaatttgagcctacgccttggacaagttccaacactgtgggtcatgtctcacccctgcaccatcaccgtgacactcactcacacagagcaccttaccttaccttactatgcacagagaatcacaggctcagtcactgcctcagtcattgcaagcgcctcttgattgattaatcaccactatgtggatactgtttttagaatggatttagattaagtgttagtataatttgtattttagtatatttagtatattctttatcttctactgtccttattgcttagttgtgtttttatattatatacttttaattactttttctgctgttagtgaatgtgtgtgtgttgtctgtatgctactgagaccttgaatttcccctggggatcaataaagtatctatctatctatctctatctatcatcctccctccctctctctccccttctctcaccCCTATGCTGTAATTCTCAATCTTTCCAGTAAGAGTCAACACTGGATCATTGCCCAGGGCAGGATTGTCATTGAAATCCAAACAGATGCTACCTTGAGAGCACGGCTCTGAGTGGTCGGCCTGTTTATCAGGCAGCTGTGCTGGGAGTAAACAGCCAGCAGGCCTCCTTTCGCTATGTGAGGGGAAAAAATGGTCAACACTGGCTACTTCAGGGGGAAGTTGCAATGAAAACACTGCATCCAAATCACCCCCACAAACACCACAGCGGATGTGTTGTACAGAGGCACACCTAATGTAAACGCATGCATGCCTGTTTACAGAATGCAAAACCTGACAAGcgagccagagagagggagcggatGAGGGAGAATaaggaaaagagacagagacagtaagaaagaaaggaaggaaggaaggaatgaAAGAAGGAATGAGGAAAGAGATTGAATGAGAGCAGAGATAGATTGATTGCAGAGGTGGAGCTCTGTGCGGGTTCACAGGGTGACagaagagtgaggaagagaaagggtggagtgagagagagagtgtggagggggtggaCGACACACTGGTGAGCCCTGGCCGATCTGCAGGAGCTGCCTGTGGTGGTTTTCTGGAAGAGTGCATCTGTGTCACCTACTTTTTGCCCCCGGGAGAGGCCTGCTCCTCCGATTGACGGCAGAAGCGGGGGCTGTGGATACTGACCATCGATGCCAAAGGTAggcgaccccccccccccctccgttTGGCGCTCACTTAGACCGCATCCCTTCTACTACTCTCGGTCACTCCCTGAGCTCaggactttcttttttttgaaaTCCTGGTTGCCTTTTTCACCCATTCCGCATCTTGCCTTTTTGGTAAAATTCTATGGTGGCATATGTATTGACATCAGTGGTAATATTCTGAATACCCAAATGTTAAACTTTGACTCATACTGTGACTACACTACTGGCTGCTTTGACATTTGATTGCTGTGAAGCCGTTCGGTGCTCAGTGTTTGAGcgggacaaacacacataaacacacatcagTTGTTATGAATACATTTCAATTCTCCTTATTCTGAACAATTTGTCTCAATATTCTATCCTCTACTCCTCTATTTCACCCATACTGTGTTCTACCATAATGTGTTCTTGTTTCCTGTCAGAGAACACTGTCCTGTAAACCATTTCCATAATGAACACTTAGGTTTGCATAACTGCCCACACAGAACATCTAGTTCACTGTAGGTCTTCACAGATTCCAACGGGCTTCATTGAAGGTCACATATGTGTCCTTTACacgctcacactctctttccatTAAAGTGTTTGTCTGTCGATTCCATCACATTTACAGTACTTGTGgtgacttacttacttacttcgAAGCAGTGAACACATCATAGAACCGACTTCAGTGTTAGGCTACATCCATAGAGGTTAAACACAGCaaccacacttttaaaaattctaattcaaattcaaagggaACTAACTCCTTGACCCCATTTCCCCCATACAATACCTTATGTTGTGCAGTCATGCAGATGAACACAGTCAGCTCTTTCTCTGATGATATATGGGAACTTTTTTTCGTTGTTTGCTTACCAGAACTTTTGAATAGCCACTTCCTGTTTTAAGATATGCTGTTCTAATTCGGTCATATCTGATACACTCAGATAACAGCTCCATAAAAGACAAAATATATTTCAGAAAGTGGCTCAAAGCATATACTTTTGGCAGTGCACAACCTGATGATAACATTTAATGAATCTATAAAAGTTTGTTGATAAATTGATGCAGGAAAAATACCAGCACTGTACACATGTTTTGCCATCCTCTTAAGTAATGGATTAACTATGTGACAAATTTCCTCAGCGTGCTGCACAACAGACATGTGGTTAGAGCTAATAACGAAAGGAGAAACACAAATTCCTCCTGACTAATTTTATTGGCTGTGGCAGTGGATCCAGGCCAGTAAAAATGTTATGAGTGCAGGAGAGGCTGACCTCAGGCCTGTGGAGAAGTCAAGGGGAGTTCACCATGGTGGGTTCCTAGGAGCTAGAGCATGCGCACCGCAGCCAAGGAGATGAGTATGTAGCGGGGTAGGATGAGAGAGGGTTCAGGCGGAGGGTTGTTATGACAGCAGGGTCACCCAGGGGCCACAATAAAGAGCAGCGCAAGATTGAAATGAATGATAAACCGATGTCTTGCCTGGGGTACCGCATACATGCAAAGActttctatcctctctctctctctctctctctctctctctctctctctctctctctctccaatactcaaactctttctctcatgATATCAAATTAGGCTAATTAGGCTCAATGCTCTACTTGCCAGTTACAAGTCTGAAATAAGACATCTTGTCTCTGCCCCAGGCACAGTCACGCACATTAGATGATAAAGAAGGTTAAGaaaatattttacatcatatgcaAAGCACAGCTCTAATGAGTTATTATTACAGTAGCTTTCCCAGCAGCCATAGATTTATTGAGAAATGATTTAAGTGCTGCACAATGCTTCATATTAATTATTGGCAATAAATTTAAGATTTCAGTCTATCAGGGCAAAACAGATTGGAGGCCAAACCAAAGTCAGCTCTGATTTGCATCCAAACTTTTTCACCACTCTTAAAGgtgaattccggtgtgatattgaaagtgtattgaaacatgataccgagtgtgaacgtatgtctcatagcccatctcggcttgtcccctgcactccaaaatctggcgctagttagccgatgctaccaacagctttttcaatagtggtgcttcggcatcgggctagccatgcaaataaatcactgttttacacccatttacgagactgctgaaactggaatccatgcatttccactgaattatttttggaatctgataccttatcatacctgttcattcttactcgttgctcgacttatcgtgactaaattcaagatggctgcaaacactaaacttcgtgaagatactgtctgtataaatcgtcttgtaagtaaactaccagtgctttttcaaagttctcaatgtctcgttttaaatgtcagggccctgggaagtctaccaatgaagtgtggagatacattgagcctcgtaaatgggtgtaaaacagtgatttatttgcatggctagcccgatgccgaagcaccactattgaaaaagctgttggtagcatcggctaactagcgccagattttggagtgcaggggacaagccgagatgggctatgagacatacgttcacactcggtatcatgtttcaatacactttaggtcaatatcacaccggaattctcctttaaaggttTCTCACACACCAGCTTGTTTTTGTACAGATGAGAGACAATGACTTGTCCAATGGGGGGCTGGAGAGCCAAGTGGatgaagaggggaggggggaggaggaggagaagaagaccACGCCCTTGAACCCCTCCAGCCAATCCCTCTTCTCCCCACAGCTTAAGGCCATGATGCGGATACGGAACAAGTACCAAGCCCTGAAGAAGCGGCGCATCAGCTCCAACAGCGCCGCGGCAGCGACCCCCAGGGCCAACATGCCCGAGGTCTTTACCTTTGAGCAGCTGACGGagcagaagaagaggaggaggaagtccCGCGTGCTTTTCCCCAGCGACAGCCGCAAGTTCCTGcccaaagagaaggagaggagtcgTGCGAAGCCCTTCTTAATCCTCTTCAGCATCATCGTCTTCCTCCAGGTGTTCATCTCCCAAATGAAATTTGGAATCCATACTGCATTAAAGTACAGCTCGTATTGCACTCATTTTTAAAGGTGTTCTACATGTAATATACGTATGTGTCTTTTTGTATTGTATGATAGGTTTACAATGCCATTGAGAACCTAGATGACCATGTGGTGAAGTATGACCTGGAGGGCTTGGAGAAGACCTTGGGGAGGGAGGTGTTTGGCCAGAAGCGAGGTGTGGAGACTCTGATGGAGCACCTGCGAGATTACCTGTCCACTTACTCCCACAAGCGGCCACTGGCGCTGTCTGTCCACGGGCCCAGCGGCGTGGGCAAGAGCCACCTGGGCCGCCTGCTGACGCGCCACTTCCGCTCGGTGGTGGGCGACCAGCTGGTGGTGCAGTACTTCGCCCTACACAACTGCCCGCCGTCGGAGAGCCCCGGGCGGTGTGCGGTGGAGCTGACGGCCCGCGTGGCGCAGGTGGTGGCCCGCGCCGAGGCGGACGAGCGCATTCCCGTGGTGGTGCTGGACGAGGCGCACGCCATGCGGCCGCCCGTGCTGAACGCCCTGCTGGAGCTGCTGCGGCCCGACCAGAGCAACGAGTTCCTCAACATCGTCTACGTGCTCCTCGGCAGCCTGGGCCACGAGGAGATCATCCGCCACGTCCTCCAgaactcttcctcctcctcatcctccagcTTCTGGAAGAGCCAGGAGGACGACATGGAGGACGTGATCCGGAGCAGTCT
It includes:
- the tor4ab gene encoding torsin family 4, member Ab isoform X1 translates to MPKMRDNDLSNGGLESQVDEEGRGEEEEKKTTPLNPSSQSLFSPQLKAMMRIRNKYQALKKRRISSNSAAAATPRANMPEVFTFEQLTEQKKRRRKSRVLFPSDSRKFLPKEKERSRAKPFLILFSIIVFLQVYNAIENLDDHVVKYDLEGLEKTLGREVFGQKRGVETLMEHLRDYLSTYSHKRPLALSVHGPSGVGKSHLGRLLTRHFRSVVGDQLVVQYFALHNCPPSESPGRCAVELTARVAQVVARAEADERIPVVVLDEAHAMRPPVLNALLELLRPDQSNEFLNIVYVLLGSLGHEEIIRHVLQNSSSSSSSSFWKSQEDDMEDVIRSSLAEQHPLWAEVDVVALTLLEKSHVVECFLEEMTREGFYPDLGHVDQLAGELSYYSAGGRQYSQNGCKQVVAKVNLL
- the tor4ab gene encoding torsin family 4, member Ab isoform X2; the encoded protein is MRDNDLSNGGLESQVDEEGRGEEEEKKTTPLNPSSQSLFSPQLKAMMRIRNKYQALKKRRISSNSAAAATPRANMPEVFTFEQLTEQKKRRRKSRVLFPSDSRKFLPKEKERSRAKPFLILFSIIVFLQVYNAIENLDDHVVKYDLEGLEKTLGREVFGQKRGVETLMEHLRDYLSTYSHKRPLALSVHGPSGVGKSHLGRLLTRHFRSVVGDQLVVQYFALHNCPPSESPGRCAVELTARVAQVVARAEADERIPVVVLDEAHAMRPPVLNALLELLRPDQSNEFLNIVYVLLGSLGHEEIIRHVLQNSSSSSSSSFWKSQEDDMEDVIRSSLAEQHPLWAEVDVVALTLLEKSHVVECFLEEMTREGFYPDLGHVDQLAGELSYYSAGGRQYSQNGCKQVVAKVNLL